A single Musa acuminata AAA Group cultivar baxijiao chromosome BXJ2-1, Cavendish_Baxijiao_AAA, whole genome shotgun sequence DNA region contains:
- the LOC135599101 gene encoding uncharacterized protein LOC135599101 → MTRSSGSPVASTTDQLSGIMRTLETMAQVMQQQQPVQQGSNDGIETSNRTGLGIGQFKKLSPPSFSGESDPMVAERWMMQIEKIFDALSYSDERKVFLATFMLEGEAEHWWRMIKRMSEMKNEPMTWKLFQEKFNDKYFPECMREQKELEFLNLIQGSMTVTKYESKFTELSRFAIHMTDDESRKARRFERGLRPAIRSRMSALKLQTYADTVERALKIERDMEEIQEIIGKNKKDKFTSKSMRENEYEASNKRAKTSGFEKWKPVRRTQSCAKCGSNHETSRCFRVTGACFACGKLDHQIRDCPLRKEKEPLPPRPSAHARVYAITEQDSKASKSVVEGILHVSKRNAKVLFDPGSNLSFVSKYFACHLDILPKPLDYMLYVTTAVGDSLATNLVYPSCLISIGDHEFLADLILLEIQGFDIILGMDWLSSHHASIDCYKK, encoded by the coding sequence atgacgagatcatctggttctcctgttgcatctactactgatcaattgagtggtattatgcggactttggagactatggcacaagtgatgcaacaacaacaacctgtccaacaaggaagtaatgatggaatagagacatcaaaccggacggggttgggaattggacagtttaagaagcttagtcctcccagtttcagtggtgaatctgatccaatggtggcggaacgatggatgatgcagatagagaaaatatttgatgccttaagttactctgatgaacgaaaggtttttcttgccacctttatgctggaaggagaagctgaacactggtggagaatgattaagaggatgtctgaaatgaaaaatgagccaatgacatggaagttattccaagaaaagttcaacgataaatattttccagaatgtatgagagagcaaaaagaattggagttcttgaatcttatccagggaagtatgacggttacaaagtatgaatctaaattcactgagctctccaggtttgccatacatatgactgatgatgaatctagaaaagcaagaagatttgaaaggggattacggcccgcaataagaagccgaatgtcagctttaaaactacaaacatatgcagatacggtagaaagagctttgaaaattgaacgagacatggaggaaattcaagaaatcattggcaagaacaaaaaggacaaatttactagcaaaagcatgagagaaaacgaatatgaagctagtaacaagagggctaagacatctggatttgagaaatggaaaccagtgcggaggactcagtcatgtgcaaaatgtggatcaaatcatgagacgagtcggtgttttcgggtgactggagcctgttttgcttgtggaaagttagatcatcaaATAAGGGATTGCCCTCTGAGGaaggagaaagagccactgcctcctagaccctcagcccatgctagagtgtacgctatcacggaacaagattctaaagcttctaaatctgtggtggaaggtattcttcatgtttctaaaagaaatgcaaaagttttgtttgatcccggctccaacttatcgtttgtttcaaagtactttgcttgtcacttggatattctacctaaacccctggattatatgttatatgtaacaactgctgttggagattcattggcaacaaacttggtctacccatcttgtttgatctctattggagaccacgaattccttgctgatttgattctcttagagatccagggctttgatattatacttggcatggattggttatcttctcatcacgctagtattgattgttacaaaaaataa